A single window of Cottoperca gobio chromosome 9, fCotGob3.1, whole genome shotgun sequence DNA harbors:
- the hsd17b4 gene encoding LOW QUALITY PROTEIN: peroxisomal multifunctional enzyme type 2 (The sequence of the model RefSeq protein was modified relative to this genomic sequence to represent the inferred CDS: deleted 1 base in 1 codon), translated as MSLSFEGRVVLVTGAGGGLGREYALAFAERGALVVVNDLGADTKGGGKSSAAADKVVEEIRAKGGKAVANYDSVEDGEKLIQSALDAFGRIDVVVNNAGILRDRSFARTSDLDWDLIQRVHLRGSFLVTRAAWNHMKKQNFGRIIMTASAAGIYGNFGQANYSAAKLGMLGLANTLAIEGRKYNIYCNTIAPVAGSRLTETVMPPDLVASLKPEFVAPLVLWLCHEQCLENGGLFETGAGWIGKLRWERSVGRTVRQKNQPMTPEAVRDQWDKICDFTDATKLTNVQDSLMSIVSELSRVESDGEVRANPTAAAASTASALGINPSEAVGQKLPSTTFSFTHTQCILYALGVGMSTKDPDHLRFLYEGHEDFGCLPTFGVIPSQAATMGGGLSSIPGLNIDFTRVLHGEQYLELYKPFPTSGSVTSETTIADVLDKGSGAVILLDVNTYSGEELICYNQFSVFVVGAGGFGGRRTSEKAKAPLPPPKRSPDAVVIDSTTRDQAALYRLSGDWNPLHIDPSFAAIGGFKAPILHGLCSFGFAARHVLKQFADNDPSRFKAIKVRFAKPVMPGQSLQTEMWKEGNRIHLQCKVKETDAVVLAGAYVDLHGASEASPESLTPGGVLQSELVFAEIGRRIKDAGSELVKKVNAVFGWEITKDGKSAAQWTIDLKNGSGSLHKGPHGGKVDVTFTVSDEDFLEVVQGNLNPQKAFFSGKLKVKGNIMLSQKLEVILKDFAKL; from the exons ATGTCTTTGTCTTTCGAGGGAAGAGTTGTGCTTGTCACCGGGGCCGGAGGAG GCCTTGGCAGAGAATATGCACTGGCTTTTGCTGAAAGAGGCGCCTTAGTTGTTG TGAATGACCTTGGGGCAGACACTAAAGGGGGTGGAAAGAGTTCTGCAGCTGCTGATAAGGTGGTGGAGGAGATAAGAGCGAAGGGAGGAAAGGCCGTGGCGAACTATG ATTCTGTAGAAGATGGAGAAAAGCTGATCCAGTCAGCACTGGATGCATTTGGAAGAATAG ATGTTGTGGTTAACAATGCCGG GATCCTTCGTGACCGATCATTTGCCAGGACAAGTGATTTGGACTGGG ACCTGATCCAAAGAGTTCACTTGAGAGGCTCTTTCTTGGTGACTCGAGCTGCCTGGAAccacatgaaaaaacaaaactttggcAG AATCATCATGACGGCTTCAGCCGCAGGCATCTATGGTAACTTCGGCCAGGCCAACTACAGCGCTGCCAAGCTGGGCATGCTGGGGCTGGCAAACACCTTGGCTATCGAGGGACGCAAGTACAACATCTACTGCAACACTATTGCTCCTGTTGCTGGCTCTCGCCTCACAGAGACTGTCATGCCTCCAG acCTTGTGGCGTCTCTGAAGCCAGAGTTTGTTGCTCCCTTGGTCCTCTGGCTCTGTCATGAACAATGCCTAGAAAATGGAGGACTGTTTGAG ACTGGTGCaggctggattggtaaat tgcgcTGGGAGCGTTCTGTGGGCCGCACCGTGAGACAGAAGAACCAACCCATGACTCCGGAGGCTGTTAGGGACCAGTGGGACAAAATCTGTGATTTCACAGATGCCACCAAGCTTACTAACGTACAAG ACTCTCTGATGTCCATTGTGAGTGAGCTGTCTCGAGTGGAGTCGGACGGAGAAGTCCGGGCGAATCcaacagctgctgcagcctCCACAGCCTCGGCTTTGGGGATCAACCCC tctGAGGCAGTGGGACAAAAACTACCATCGACCACGTTCAGCTTCACCCACACCCAGTGCATCCTCTATGCGTTGGGGGTCGGCATGTCCACCAAGGACCCAGACCATCTTag GTTCCTGTATGAGGGCCATGAAGACTTCGGCTGCCTCCCCACCTTCGGGGTCATTCCCTCCCAGGCAGCCACGATGGGTGGCGGGCTGAGCTCAATCCCTGGACTCAACATAGATTTCACACGG GTATTGCACGGAGAGCAGTATCTGGAGCTTTACAAACCTTTCCCAACATCAg GTAGCGTTACCTCTGAGACCACCATAGCCGACGTGCTGGACAAAGGATCTGGAGCC GTCATCCTCTTGGATG TGAACACCTACAGTGGCGAGGAGCTGATCTGCTACAACCAGTTCTCCGTGTTTGTGGTCGGCGCTGGAGGGTTTGGAGGGAGGAGAACCTCCGAGAAAGCCAAA GCTCCTCTGCCTCCGCCTAAGCGTTCACCAGACGCCGTGGTGATTGATTCTACCACAAGAGACCAG GCGGCCTTGTACCGCTTGAGTGGAGACTGGAACCCGCTTCATATAGACCCCAGCTTTGCTGCCATCGGAG GCTTCAAGGCTCCCATCCTGCATGGTTTGTGCTCATTTGGCTTTGCTGCAAGACACGTCCTCAAGCAGTTTGCCGACAACGACCCGTCCAGATTCAAGGCCATCAAG gttcGCTTTGCAAAGCCGGTGATGCCGGGTCAGTCACTACAGACTGAGATGTGGAAGGAAGGCAACAGAATTCACCTGCAGTGCAAA GTGAAGGAGACTGATGCCGTTGTGCTCGCTGGGGCCTACGTGGATTTACACGGTGCATCGGAGGCTTCTCCAGAAAGTCTCACTCCA GGAGGGGTCCTTCAGAGTGAGCTGGTGTTTGCAGAGATCGGCCGTCGTATTAAAGACGCCGGCTCAGAGTTGGTCAAAAAGGTGAATGCTGTGTTCGGCTGGGAGATCACCAAAGACGGCAAGAGTGCTGCACAGTGGA CCATTGATTTGAAGAACGGCAGTGGCTCCCTGCACAAAGGTCCTCACGGTGGGAAGGTGGACGTGACCTTCACTGTGTCGGACGAAGACTTCTTGGAGGTGGTGCAGGGGAATCTCAACCCTCAGAAG GCATTCTTCTCTGGCAAACTGAAGGTTAAAGGAAACATCATGCTGAGTCAGAAGCTGGAGGTCATCCTGAAGGACTTCGCCAAGCTGTGA